CGAACCCGATGGTTGGCTGTGTGATTGCCAGGGCAGATCAAATCATCGGAGAAGGTTGGCACAACGATTTTGGTGGCCCGCACGCTGAAGTCGCCGCCATTCAAAGTGCCAAGCAAGATCTGCAACTTAGTACTATCTATGTCACACTCGAGCCGTGTTGCCACCACGGCAAGACTCCCCCCTGCTCCGAAGCCATTCGTAAAGCTGGCATTTCCCGAGTCGTCGTGGCACAACAAGATCCCTTTCCGCAGGTCGCGGGAAAAGGCATCGCGGAGTTGCGAAATGCAGGGCTTCAGGTCGACCTGGGAGTCTGTGAGTCCGAAGCCGAACTACTGATCGCTCCGTTTCGCAAACGAATCGTCACGGGACGTCCCTGGGTGATTGCCAAATGGGCAATGACACTCGACGGAAAAATCGCCACACATACTGGCAACAGCCAGTGGATCTCTTCCGAAGCTTCGCGTCAGATCGTGCATTGTTTACGAGCAAGAGTCGATGCCATCCTGGTCGGCAGCGGAACGGCCGCCAAGGATAACCCGCAACTGACCGCTCGACCGGCCGGCGTTCGCCAAGCCGCCCGCGTGGTGGTGGATTCAAACGCCACACTGGCTTTGAGTAGCCAACTGGTCAAAACCGCGCGCGAAACACCCGTGCTGGTGGCTGTCAAAACAGGCGGCGATCCGCAGCGCCAACAAGCTCTGGAAGCTGCTGGTTGCCAACTTGTCCAATGCGATGGTGACGATCACCTGCAACGACTGGACTCGTTGTTGCGACAACTTTCCGGGCGATCGATGACCAATCTTTTGGTCGAAGGTGGCGGTGGATTGCTGGGAAATCTGTTGCAGATCCACCAGATCGACGAAGTCCACGCTTTCATCGCACCCAAGCTTGCTGGTGGCCAGACAGCCATTTCACCGATTGGAGGTGCCGGATTCGACACGATGGACCAAGCGATTGAGCTCAAGTCGCCTCAAACCCAATTCGTGGGACCCGACCTTTACATCCACGGTCATCTGGCCGCTCCCAAGCCGAATCCCCTCGAAGACTGACCGCCGCCTCTCGTTCACGCAAAGTGCAAAAGTGAGCAGTGCGTTCAAACGATAACGTGAGTCACCGAGGATGTCAGTACGGCTTTAGACAAGCACATCATCGACGACCCGCCCGTGCACATCGGTAAGGCGAAAGTCGCGACCCTGAAATCGATAGGTCAGCCGTTCATGATCGATTCCGAGTGTGTGCAAGATGGTGGCATTGAGATCGTGAATGTGTACGGGATTCTCGACGATGTTGTAGCTAAAATCGTCGGTCAGGCCGTAACTGATCCCGGGCTTCACGCCGCCACCGGCCATCAACGTGGTGAAACAGCGAGGATGATGATCCCGACCATAGTTCGCACGAGTCAGTTTCCCTTGGCAATAAATCGTTCTGCCGAATTCGCCGCCCCAAACCACAAGCGTATCTTCCAACAAGCCTTTCATTTTCAGATCCTTGATCAGGGCTGCCGTGGGTTGATCAACGTCGCGACACTGTAGCGGCAGATCGCGGGGCAAATCTCCATGCTGGTCCCAGCCTCGGATGAAAACCTGAATAAACTTCACGTTTCGTTCTGCCAACCGGCGTGCAAGCAAACAGTTGGCTGCAAATGTGCCCGGTTGTAGGACCTCTTTGCCGTACATGTCCAACACATGTTGCGGTTCATCGGACAAATCAGTCAGGTCGGGAACCGACGTCTGCATCCGATAGGCCATTTCGTACTGCGCGATCCTTGTTTCAATCTCGGGATCACCGATGCGATCGTAAGTCTGACGGTTCAATTGTCGCAAGCCATCCAACATCTCGCGGCGCGTCGATGAGTCAATTCCCGCTGGATTGGAAAGGTACAAGACCGGGTCGCCTTCCGACCGTAAGCTGACTCCAGCATGCTTTGCCGGCAGAAATCCTGCCCCCCACAGTCGTTCGTACAATGCCTGCGCATCCCGCTTGGCATTCCAA
The sequence above is drawn from the Pirellulaceae bacterium genome and encodes:
- the ribD gene encoding bifunctional diaminohydroxyphosphoribosylaminopyrimidine deaminase/5-amino-6-(5-phosphoribosylamino)uracil reductase RibD — protein: MNANLVDVNMMTRAIELAARGQGRVEPNPMVGCVIARADQIIGEGWHNDFGGPHAEVAAIQSAKQDLQLSTIYVTLEPCCHHGKTPPCSEAIRKAGISRVVVAQQDPFPQVAGKGIAELRNAGLQVDLGVCESEAELLIAPFRKRIVTGRPWVIAKWAMTLDGKIATHTGNSQWISSEASRQIVHCLRARVDAILVGSGTAAKDNPQLTARPAGVRQAARVVVDSNATLALSSQLVKTARETPVLVAVKTGGDPQRQQALEAAGCQLVQCDGDDHLQRLDSLLRQLSGRSMTNLLVEGGGGLLGNLLQIHQIDEVHAFIAPKLAGGQTAISPIGGAGFDTMDQAIELKSPQTQFVGPDLYIHGHLAAPKPNPLED
- a CDS encoding DUF1501 domain-containing protein — translated: MNRYDEHALKMTRRHFFGRTAGGIGVAALGSLLNPQLFANPTNADPGVLGKPHHLPKAKRVIYLFMSGAPSQLDLFDHKPKMVDLFDQDLPDSIIDGQRLTTMTSRQKRFPIAPSKYKFAQHGQAGTWMSELLPHMSSVVDELAVIKSVHTEAINHDPAITYIQTGAQIPGRPSMGAWLSYGLGSENQELPCFMVLHSSWNAKRDAQALYERLWGAGFLPAKHAGVSLRSEGDPVLYLSNPAGIDSSTRREMLDGLRQLNRQTYDRIGDPEIETRIAQYEMAYRMQTSVPDLTDLSDEPQHVLDMYGKEVLQPGTFAANCLLARRLAERNVKFIQVFIRGWDQHGDLPRDLPLQCRDVDQPTAALIKDLKMKGLLEDTLVVWGGEFGRTIYCQGKLTRANYGRDHHPRCFTTLMAGGGVKPGISYGLTDDFSYNIVENPVHIHDLNATILHTLGIDHERLTYRFQGRDFRLTDVHGRVVDDVLV